The following coding sequences lie in one Candidatus Margulisiibacteriota bacterium genomic window:
- the purE gene encoding 5-(carboxyamino)imidazole ribonucleotide mutase — protein sequence MKDVLVIMGSASDEPVLEGCMKYLEKFDLSFDKMVASAHRNPDKVAKIAGSAAENYKVIIAAAGKAAHLPGVIAGHTILPVIGIPIKTSDLGGIDSLYSIVQMPKGVPVATVAINGAENAAILAAQILSLKDEKLKKKLIKFKKELQAG from the coding sequence ATGAAAGATGTTTTAGTAATTATGGGTAGTGCATCCGATGAACCCGTGCTGGAAGGTTGCATGAAATATCTGGAAAAATTTGACTTATCCTTTGATAAAATGGTGGCTTCCGCTCACCGTAATCCGGACAAAGTAGCAAAAATTGCCGGAAGCGCCGCGGAAAACTATAAAGTTATCATAGCGGCGGCGGGAAAAGCCGCTCATTTGCCGGGTGTTATCGCGGGGCACACAATTCTGCCGGTTATCGGTATTCCCATCAAGACCTCGGATCTTGGCGGTATTGATTCTCTGTACTCTATCGTACAAATGCCCAAAGGTGTACCGGTCGCGACAGTTGCCATCAACGGCGCGGAGAACGCGGCAATTCTGGCAGCCCAGATATTGTCTTTGAAAGATGAAAAGCTGAAAAAGAAACTGATAAAATTCAAGAAGGAATTACAAGCAGGATAA
- a CDS encoding SIMPL domain-containing protein, with the protein MKKIIVCLFFCALLFAENYIKVTGTGEVSFAPNIAYLTIGVQSTYENAQTGQREVNENINKFMNSLQSFVDKKDVETSAISIQRRYEYIAQKQQFVGYDVQQLLKIKLRDFSLIGKVIDKAMSSGFNNISSLVFSHTNPDAYEKEALKKAVEEAQTKAKELAEVSNLKNVKIVDIDETNNKFVPLYDQNPRMMGALQMAGEGATTQVMPGELKTSAVVQMKCTFAGGNL; encoded by the coding sequence ATGAAGAAAATCATAGTCTGTCTGTTTTTTTGCGCTTTATTATTCGCGGAGAATTATATAAAAGTCACAGGCACCGGAGAAGTTTCTTTCGCTCCGAACATAGCCTACCTGACCATTGGCGTGCAGAGCACATACGAAAATGCACAGACCGGCCAGCGGGAAGTAAATGAAAATATTAATAAATTTATGAATTCACTGCAATCGTTTGTTGACAAAAAGGATGTGGAAACCTCAGCCATAAGTATTCAGAGAAGATATGAATACATCGCGCAGAAACAACAATTCGTGGGCTATGATGTGCAACAGTTATTAAAAATAAAACTTAGAGATTTCAGCCTTATAGGAAAAGTCATTGATAAGGCTATGTCCAGCGGTTTTAATAATATCAGCTCTCTGGTTTTTTCTCATACAAATCCCGATGCCTATGAAAAGGAAGCCCTCAAAAAAGCAGTAGAAGAAGCGCAAACTAAAGCCAAAGAGCTGGCCGAGGTTTCCAATCTGAAGAATGTAAAAATCGTAGATATTGATGAAACCAATAATAAATTTGTGCCGTTATATGATCAAAATCCGAGAATGATGGGAGCTTTGCAAATGGCCGGAGAAGGAGCAACTACTCAAGTCATGCCCGGAGAACTTAAGACTTCGGCTGTGGTACAAATGAAATGTACATTTGCGGGAGGTAATTTATGA
- a CDS encoding CvpA family protein, whose amino-acid sequence MISIIDIAAVIILGYALYVGHKRGLINIAIDVVALSLTFLITSGYYRSVGNFLQKTLHIRSSWSDISSWDNVLVWVLSFILIYVLLKLIGILATRLLENTSLGDWNVWVGMAANGLKWLIVIWLVLVLIMHLPFNKLKLYTEKSVAYKAFQVTSAFIPIHDLLPKKLRE is encoded by the coding sequence ATGATAAGCATAATCGATATAGCTGCGGTTATTATTTTGGGATACGCTCTTTATGTCGGCCATAAAAGAGGGCTGATTAATATCGCTATCGATGTTGTCGCGCTGAGCCTAACATTTTTAATAACTTCCGGATATTACAGGTCCGTAGGCAATTTTTTACAAAAAACACTGCATATCAGAAGTTCCTGGAGCGACATTAGTTCCTGGGATAACGTTTTGGTTTGGGTTTTAAGTTTTATTCTGATTTATGTGCTACTAAAACTTATAGGGATACTGGCAACCAGACTTCTGGAAAACACTTCTCTGGGCGACTGGAATGTATGGGTGGGCATGGCAGCCAACGGCCTTAAATGGCTCATAGTAATCTGGCTCGTCCTGGTGCTTATTATGCATTTACCCTTCAATAAGCTTAAATTATATACTGAGAAGTCAGTAGCCTATAAAGCTTTTCAGGTAACCTCCGCGTTTATACCCATACACGATCTGTTACCCAAAAAGCTTAGAGAAAT